A window of Microcystis aeruginosa FD4 contains these coding sequences:
- the tkt gene encoding transketolase codes for MVVASQSLEELCINAVRFLAVDAVEKAKSGHPGLPMGAAPMAFVLWDQFLRFNPKNPQWVNRDRFVLSAGHGCMLQYALMYLTGYDSVPLEEIKQFRQWKSKTPGHPENFVTEGVEVTTGPLGQGIANGVGLALAEAHLAARFNKPDAKIIDHYTYVILGDGCNMEGISGEACSLAGHWGLGKLIALYDDNHISIDGSTDIAFTEDVSKRFEAYGWHVQHVENGNTDLDAIANAIAAAKAVTDKPSMIKITTTIGYGSPNKSNTADVHGAALGATEIELTRKALGWEYEPFVVPDDVLSRFRQAVDKGSTAETDWNKLFNEYQAKYPAEAALFEQLTTGQLPEGWEQALPVYKPEDKALASRKHSEICLNALAGVLPGLIGGSADLTHSNYTELEHFGNFQKGSYQERNVHFGVREHAMGAICNGIALHNTGLIPYGATFLIFTDYMRNSIRLSALSETRVIWVMTHDSIALGEDGPTHQPVEHVASLRAIPNLLVMRPGDGTETSGAYKVAVSEKKRPTLLALSRQNLPNLAGTSLEGVAKGAYIITDCEGTPDVILIGTGGELYLCDKAAAVLKEAGIKARVVSMPCWELFEEQSAEYKESVLPKAVKKRLAVEAGSTMGWHRYITDEGDVLGVDTFGASAPGGVILEKFGFTVDNVVAKAKALLG; via the coding sequence ATGGTTGTCGCCTCCCAATCTCTCGAAGAACTTTGTATTAATGCGGTGCGTTTTTTAGCGGTGGATGCCGTAGAAAAAGCTAAATCCGGACACCCCGGACTGCCGATGGGAGCCGCTCCCATGGCCTTTGTTCTCTGGGATCAATTCCTGCGTTTTAACCCGAAAAACCCCCAATGGGTCAATCGCGATCGTTTTGTTCTCTCCGCCGGTCACGGTTGTATGCTGCAGTACGCTTTGATGTACCTGACCGGATACGATAGCGTTCCCCTAGAGGAAATTAAACAATTCCGGCAGTGGAAATCGAAAACCCCCGGCCACCCCGAAAATTTCGTCACGGAAGGGGTGGAAGTGACCACCGGTCCCCTGGGTCAAGGGATTGCCAATGGGGTCGGTTTGGCCCTAGCAGAAGCCCATTTAGCGGCCCGTTTCAACAAACCGGATGCCAAAATTATCGACCATTACACCTATGTGATTTTGGGTGATGGTTGCAATATGGAGGGGATTTCCGGGGAAGCTTGTTCTTTAGCTGGTCACTGGGGTTTAGGCAAGTTAATCGCTCTCTACGATGATAACCATATCTCGATCGATGGTTCCACCGATATCGCTTTTACCGAGGACGTGAGCAAGCGTTTTGAAGCCTACGGTTGGCACGTTCAGCACGTGGAGAATGGTAACACCGATTTAGATGCCATTGCCAATGCGATCGCAGCTGCCAAAGCTGTCACCGATAAACCCTCGATGATTAAAATCACCACCACCATCGGTTATGGTTCCCCCAATAAGTCTAATACCGCCGATGTTCACGGGGCAGCTTTAGGAGCCACAGAAATCGAGTTAACCCGGAAAGCATTAGGTTGGGAATACGAGCCGTTTGTGGTTCCCGATGATGTCCTGAGTCGTTTCCGGCAAGCAGTGGACAAAGGATCGACGGCAGAAACAGACTGGAATAAGTTATTTAACGAATATCAGGCTAAATATCCCGCAGAAGCGGCTTTATTTGAACAGTTAACCACCGGTCAACTGCCGGAAGGTTGGGAGCAAGCTTTACCGGTTTATAAACCCGAAGATAAGGCGCTCGCTAGTCGTAAACACTCGGAAATCTGCTTAAATGCCCTCGCGGGGGTGTTACCCGGTTTAATCGGTGGTTCGGCGGATTTAACCCACTCTAACTACACGGAATTAGAGCATTTTGGTAATTTCCAAAAAGGCAGTTATCAGGAGCGTAACGTCCATTTTGGCGTGCGGGAACACGCGATGGGGGCGATTTGTAACGGGATTGCTCTCCATAACACGGGATTGATTCCCTACGGGGCAACTTTCCTGATTTTCACCGACTATATGCGGAATTCTATCCGTTTATCGGCATTGTCAGAAACCCGCGTCATCTGGGTAATGACTCACGATTCCATTGCCTTAGGGGAAGATGGACCGACTCACCAACCCGTGGAACACGTTGCTTCTCTGCGCGCTATTCCTAACCTGTTAGTCATGCGTCCGGGAGATGGTACGGAAACTTCCGGCGCTTATAAGGTGGCGGTGAGCGAAAAGAAACGCCCGACTTTATTGGCTCTCTCCCGTCAAAATCTGCCTAATTTAGCGGGAACTTCCCTGGAGGGTGTGGCTAAAGGTGCTTATATTATCACCGATTGTGAAGGTACTCCCGATGTGATTCTCATCGGTACGGGGGGCGAGTTGTATCTCTGCGATAAAGCGGCTGCGGTGTTAAAAGAGGCAGGAATTAAAGCTCGCGTCGTTTCTATGCCCTGTTGGGAGCTATTCGAGGAACAATCGGCAGAATACAAAGAATCGGTATTGCCGAAAGCAGTGAAAAAACGTCTCGCGGTGGAAGCGGGTTCAACTATGGGTTGGCATCGCTACATCACCGATGAGGGGGATGTGTTGGGGGTTGATACCTTCGGCGCTTCTGCTCCGGGAGGTGTGATTCTAGAGAAGTTTGGTTTTACTGTGGATAACGTGGTAGCGAAGGCAAAAGCGTTGTTAGGTTAA
- a CDS encoding transposase, producing the protein MPYRHNTFEVGQYYHIYNRGNNRQDIFFERENYLFFLRLVRKYLLETLDVIAYCLMPNHYHLLIRLKKAELSAAMQAFSLSYTKAMNQRYGRVGSLFQGRFQAILVNDTEYLLNLSRYIHCNPVKARLVSQPQEWEFSSFREYVGWREGTLPNLEIIVATLGSMAACRSFMMMDIDVISPELKGLLLDE; encoded by the coding sequence ATGCCCTATCGTCATAATACTTTTGAAGTAGGACAATACTACCATATCTATAATCGCGGCAATAACCGTCAAGATATCTTCTTTGAGCGAGAAAATTATCTTTTTTTTCTGCGATTGGTGCGTAAATATCTGCTAGAAACGCTAGATGTTATTGCTTATTGCTTGATGCCCAACCACTATCACCTGCTAATACGGCTGAAAAAAGCCGAGCTTTCTGCGGCAATGCAAGCCTTTTCCCTGTCTTATACCAAAGCCATGAATCAGCGATATGGGCGAGTTGGCTCATTGTTTCAAGGGCGGTTTCAGGCAATTCTAGTAAATGACACAGAGTATTTGTTAAATTTGTCGAGGTATATTCACTGTAATCCAGTTAAAGCGCGTTTGGTAAGTCAGCCCCAGGAATGGGAATTCTCCAGTTTTCGTGAATATGTGGGATGGCGAGAAGGAACACTACCCAATCTGGAAATTATTGTCGCGACTTTAGGCTCGATGGCTGCTTGTCGTTCATTTATGATGATGGATATAGATGTCATCTCTCCAGAGTTAAAGGGGCTGCTGTTAGATGAGTAG
- a CDS encoding cysteine desulfurase family protein produces the protein MQIYLDYSATTPTHPQVIERVATILRHHWGNPSSLHSWGQDTATVIEMAREQVAGLINANPDQIIFTSGGTEADNLAIIGVAQQYNRPRHIIISSVEHSAIAEPCKQLEQQGWQITRLPVNRQGRVNPLDLKAAIQSDTVLISIIYGQSEVGTLQPIEELGSIARERGVLFHTDAVQVAARCALDVRKLPVDLLSLSSHKIYGMQGAGALYIRAGVDILPLLRGGGQEKGLRSGTQAVPAIASFGLAAELAQKDLISEKMRLMSLRDRLFDLLADYPYLLPTGDRFYRLPHHLSFIVRPDDDSHITGKQLVRQLNLAGIGISSGSACHSGKLSPSPILKAMGYSDREALAGIRLTLGRDTSAADIDWTALVLKQVIDRCLSALIVSKS, from the coding sequence ATGCAAATTTATCTTGACTATAGTGCCACTACCCCCACTCATCCCCAAGTAATCGAGCGGGTTGCCACTATTCTCCGGCATCATTGGGGCAATCCCTCCAGTTTACACAGTTGGGGACAGGATACGGCGACAGTCATCGAAATGGCTAGAGAACAGGTAGCAGGGTTAATTAATGCCAATCCAGACCAGATTATCTTCACTTCTGGCGGCACAGAAGCCGATAATTTAGCGATTATCGGGGTTGCTCAACAGTATAACCGCCCCCGTCATATAATTATTTCTAGTGTGGAACATTCGGCGATCGCTGAACCCTGTAAACAATTAGAGCAGCAAGGTTGGCAAATTACTCGTCTTCCCGTCAATCGTCAAGGTAGGGTGAATCCTTTAGATCTAAAAGCCGCAATTCAAAGCGATACGGTCTTAATTTCCATTATTTACGGACAAAGTGAGGTGGGAACCCTACAACCGATTGAAGAATTGGGCAGCATTGCCAGAGAAAGGGGAGTGCTTTTTCACACCGATGCGGTGCAGGTGGCGGCAAGATGCGCTCTTGATGTGCGGAAACTGCCCGTAGATTTATTATCTCTTTCTAGCCATAAAATTTATGGAATGCAAGGAGCGGGGGCTTTATACATCAGAGCCGGCGTCGATATTTTACCATTACTGCGGGGCGGTGGTCAGGAAAAAGGTCTGCGATCGGGAACCCAAGCCGTACCAGCGATCGCATCTTTTGGTTTAGCGGCCGAATTAGCCCAAAAAGACTTAATTAGCGAAAAAATGCGTTTAATGTCCCTGCGAGATCGATTATTTGACCTCTTAGCTGATTATCCTTATCTGCTGCCCACCGGGGACCGATTCTATCGTTTACCCCACCACCTCAGCTTTATTGTCCGTCCCGACGATGACAGTCACATCACGGGAAAACAGCTAGTTCGTCAGCTTAATTTAGCAGGAATCGGCATTAGTTCTGGATCCGCCTGTCATAGTGGCAAACTTTCCCCCAGTCCAATTTTAAAAGCTATGGGCTACAGCGATCGAGAAGCATTAGCGGGAATTCGTTTAACCCTAGGAAGGGACACCAGCGCAGCCGATATCGATTGGACGGCGCTTGTATTAAAACAAGTGATCGATCGCTGTTTATCTGCTTTAATTGTGAGCAAGAGTTAG
- a CDS encoding biliverdin-producing heme oxygenase, protein MSVNLSTQLREGTKKSHTMAENVGFVKCFLKGVVEKTSYRKLVANLYFVYSAMEEEMEKLPSHPVVSKICFPELNRKNALEQDLYFYYGPNWRNEIALSPAGQAYVDRIREIATTEPELLVAHSYTRYLGDLSGGQILKKIAEKAMNLETGGTAFYDFKDIPDEKAYKNHYRQTLDELPVDQAMADRIVTEANAAFGLNMKMFQELEGNLIKAIGIMLFNTLTRRRSTGSTETGLATAE, encoded by the coding sequence ATGAGCGTTAATTTATCAACTCAACTGCGGGAAGGCACGAAAAAATCCCACACAATGGCAGAAAACGTCGGTTTTGTCAAGTGTTTTCTCAAAGGTGTGGTAGAAAAAACTTCCTATCGCAAACTGGTGGCTAACCTCTACTTCGTCTATTCGGCCATGGAGGAGGAGATGGAAAAACTTCCTAGTCATCCCGTCGTTTCTAAAATCTGTTTTCCTGAACTCAATCGCAAAAATGCGCTGGAACAGGATTTATATTTTTATTATGGTCCTAATTGGCGCAACGAGATCGCTTTATCTCCGGCAGGTCAGGCCTACGTTGACCGGATTCGGGAAATCGCCACAACAGAACCCGAATTATTAGTCGCCCATTCCTATACTCGTTATCTCGGCGATCTGTCCGGGGGGCAAATCTTGAAAAAAATCGCCGAAAAAGCGATGAATCTGGAAACTGGTGGCACAGCTTTCTATGATTTCAAAGATATTCCCGACGAAAAAGCCTATAAAAATCACTATCGTCAAACCCTCGACGAGTTACCGGTAGATCAAGCCATGGCCGATCGCATTGTCACCGAAGCTAACGCCGCTTTTGGCCTGAACATGAAAATGTTCCAAGAGTTGGAAGGTAATCTGATCAAAGCGATCGGAATTATGCTCTTTAATACTCTCACCCGTCGTCGCAGCACCGGCAGCACCGAAACCGGATTGGCTACCGCCGAATAG
- a CDS encoding glutamate synthase subunit beta: MGKPTGFIEFLRELPSELTPLDRLHNWDEFHLPMPEDKLRNQAARCMDCGTPFCHTGTLISGMASGCPINNLIPEWNDLIYRGLWREALDRLHKTNNFPEFTGRVCPAPCEGSCVLGIHNPPVTIKNIECSIIDKGWESGWITANPPAIRTGKKVAVIGSGPAGLAAADQLNKAGHWVTVYERADRPGGLLMYGIPNMKLDKEEVVLRRLQILAQEGVKMVCSTEVGKDISAQDLLNEYDAVVICTGATKPRDLNIEGRQLKGIHFAMEFLTANTKALLDGQPGEDFISAAGKDVVIIGGGDTGTDCVGTSLRHNCRSVTQLEIMPQPPRERAADNPWPEWPKIYRLDYGQEEAAARFGDDPRVYTTTATKFEGDSAGNVTGIHTVQVEWQRNEKGQFIPQPVAGTEKVIPTQLVLLAMGFLGPEQPLLDDLGLEKDARSNIKAEHGQFTTSLPKVFAAGDCRRGQSLVVWAINEGRGAARECDRFLMGATDLP; this comes from the coding sequence ATGGGCAAACCGACTGGCTTTATCGAATTCCTGCGTGAACTTCCTTCCGAACTTACCCCTCTCGATCGCCTTCATAATTGGGATGAGTTTCATCTTCCCATGCCTGAGGATAAACTCCGCAATCAGGCCGCCCGTTGTATGGATTGTGGTACACCATTTTGTCACACCGGAACGCTCATTAGTGGCATGGCCAGTGGTTGCCCGATTAATAACCTGATTCCCGAGTGGAATGATTTAATCTATCGAGGATTGTGGCGAGAAGCCCTCGATCGCCTTCATAAAACCAATAATTTCCCCGAATTTACCGGTAGAGTCTGCCCCGCTCCCTGTGAGGGTTCCTGTGTTCTCGGTATTCATAATCCCCCCGTTACGATCAAAAATATTGAATGTTCGATTATTGACAAAGGTTGGGAATCCGGTTGGATTACTGCCAATCCCCCCGCAATCCGTACCGGCAAAAAAGTGGCCGTGATCGGTTCCGGACCTGCTGGATTAGCGGCTGCCGACCAGTTAAATAAAGCCGGTCACTGGGTGACAGTTTATGAACGGGCCGATCGCCCCGGTGGCTTGTTGATGTATGGTATCCCCAACATGAAGTTAGATAAGGAAGAAGTCGTTCTGCGTCGTCTCCAGATACTCGCACAGGAAGGGGTAAAAATGGTCTGTAGCACGGAAGTGGGCAAGGATATCAGCGCCCAAGACCTATTAAACGAATACGATGCCGTCGTTATCTGTACCGGGGCCACCAAACCCCGGGATTTAAACATCGAAGGTCGCCAATTAAAGGGCATTCACTTCGCCATGGAGTTTCTCACCGCTAATACAAAGGCACTATTAGACGGACAGCCCGGGGAGGATTTTATCTCGGCCGCGGGTAAAGACGTGGTAATTATCGGCGGTGGCGACACGGGAACCGACTGTGTGGGGACTTCCCTGCGTCATAACTGCCGTAGCGTCACCCAATTAGAGATCATGCCGCAACCGCCCCGAGAACGGGCCGCCGATAATCCCTGGCCCGAATGGCCGAAAATCTACCGTCTGGACTATGGACAAGAGGAAGCGGCCGCGCGTTTTGGCGATGATCCCCGGGTTTATACCACCACAGCGACTAAATTCGAGGGGGATAGCGCGGGTAACGTCACAGGGATTCACACGGTACAGGTGGAATGGCAACGCAACGAAAAAGGGCAGTTCATACCCCAACCGGTGGCAGGAACGGAAAAAGTCATCCCGACGCAATTAGTTCTATTGGCCATGGGATTTTTGGGACCAGAACAGCCTTTACTCGATGATTTAGGCTTAGAAAAGGATGCCCGCAGCAATATCAAGGCCGAACACGGTCAATTTACCACTAGCTTGCCGAAAGTCTTTGCAGCGGGGGATTGTCGTCGTGGTCAAAGTTTGGTGGTTTGGGCGATTAATGAAGGTCGCGGGGCTGCCAGGGAATGCGATCGCTTTTTGATGGGGGCGACGGATTTACCGTGA
- a CDS encoding TIGR04168 family protein, whose amino-acid sequence MVSSFPRTYKIAVIGDVHDQWEIEDNLALEALQVDLALFVGDFGNESLEIVGRIASLSLPKAVILGNHDAWYSATPWGRKQCPYDRNQEDRVTAQLELLGVAHVGYSKLDLPSLQLSIVGGRPFTWGGSEWKNGEFLQERYNISNFAESTAKIIANIQDTAYNNLIFLGHNGPAGLGKEAEAICGRDWQPLGGDHGDPDLAAAIAQAQLLEKQVPLVSFGHMHHRLRHTTSRLRNPVVTSSRGTVYLNAASVPRILHSDTGKSRNFSLVTLAEGLVTEASLIWLNDNFEIISNRKLYHSGSSIDRLSPQSCYS is encoded by the coding sequence ATGGTAAGTTCTTTCCCTCGCACCTATAAAATCGCCGTCATCGGTGACGTTCACGACCAATGGGAAATAGAAGATAATTTAGCACTAGAAGCTTTACAAGTCGATTTAGCCCTATTTGTCGGCGATTTTGGCAATGAATCCCTAGAAATTGTCGGCCGGATTGCTAGTTTGTCCTTACCAAAAGCCGTTATTCTCGGTAATCATGACGCTTGGTATAGTGCCACCCCCTGGGGACGAAAACAATGTCCCTACGATCGCAATCAAGAAGATCGTGTCACCGCCCAGTTAGAATTATTAGGGGTTGCTCATGTGGGTTACTCAAAACTAGACCTACCCAGTTTACAGCTTTCGATTGTTGGGGGTCGTCCCTTTACTTGGGGTGGTTCCGAGTGGAAAAATGGAGAATTTTTGCAAGAACGCTATAATATCAGCAATTTTGCCGAATCTACTGCCAAAATTATCGCTAATATTCAAGATACTGCCTATAATAACCTGATTTTTTTAGGTCACAATGGTCCGGCTGGACTGGGAAAGGAAGCAGAAGCTATCTGTGGTCGCGATTGGCAACCCTTGGGAGGAGACCACGGGGACCCGGATTTAGCAGCGGCCATCGCACAAGCACAGCTATTAGAAAAACAGGTTCCTCTCGTCAGTTTCGGTCATATGCACCACCGTCTCCGTCATACTACTTCCCGTTTACGCAATCCCGTGGTCACTTCCTCCAGGGGAACCGTTTATTTGAATGCTGCTAGTGTCCCTCGCATTCTCCACTCCGATACGGGTAAATCTCGCAATTTTTCCCTAGTCACTCTTGCAGAAGGTCTAGTCACAGAAGCATCTTTAATCTGGTTGAACGATAATTTCGAGATTATCAGTAATAGAAAACTTTATCACTCCGGGTCGTCAATCGATCGCCTATCTCCCCAATCTTGTTATTCTTAA
- the fabF gene encoding beta-ketoacyl-ACP synthase II: protein MTELPLKRVVITGMGAITPLGNNLADYWTGLINGKSGIGLITHFDASRHACRIAGEVRGFDPHDYVDRKEAKRMDRFAQFAVAASLQALQDSRLVIDALNADDIGVLIGTGVGGLKVLEDQQEIYLTKGPSRCSPFMIPMMIANMAAGLTAIHTGAKGPSNCTVTACAAGSNAIGDAFRLVQRGFAKGMICGGTEAAVTPLGLAGFASAKALSTRNDDPTRASRPFDRDRDGFVMGEGAGILIIEELETALARGARIYAEMIGYGLTCDAYHMTAPVPDGRGATRAIELAIKDAGLTPAEISYINAHGTSTGANDPTETKAIKKALGESAYQIPVSSTKSMTGHLLGGSGGIEAVATVMAIANDRIPPTLNLDNPDPDCDLDYVPYESRQQIVNAALSNSFGFGGHNVTLAFRKYA, encoded by the coding sequence ATGACAGAATTGCCATTAAAAAGGGTTGTCATCACGGGGATGGGTGCGATAACTCCCCTCGGCAATAATCTAGCAGACTATTGGACAGGCTTAATCAACGGCAAAAGTGGCATTGGTTTAATCACTCACTTTGATGCCTCCCGTCACGCTTGTCGCATTGCTGGGGAAGTACGGGGTTTTGACCCCCACGACTATGTGGATCGCAAAGAGGCAAAGCGCATGGACCGTTTCGCTCAATTTGCCGTCGCCGCTAGTTTGCAAGCTCTGCAAGATTCTCGATTAGTTATCGACGCTCTCAATGCCGATGATATAGGTGTACTAATCGGTACAGGCGTGGGTGGCCTAAAAGTGCTTGAGGATCAACAGGAAATTTACTTGACAAAAGGTCCGAGCCGGTGTAGTCCTTTCATGATCCCGATGATGATTGCCAATATGGCTGCTGGTTTAACCGCTATCCACACGGGGGCCAAGGGACCGAGTAACTGCACCGTGACCGCTTGCGCCGCCGGTTCCAATGCCATCGGCGATGCTTTCCGTCTAGTACAAAGGGGTTTTGCCAAAGGGATGATCTGCGGTGGGACGGAGGCCGCCGTTACCCCCCTAGGATTGGCCGGTTTTGCCTCCGCTAAGGCCCTGTCCACCCGCAACGATGACCCTACCCGGGCCAGTCGTCCCTTTGACAGGGACCGGGATGGTTTTGTCATGGGGGAAGGGGCAGGAATCTTGATTATAGAGGAATTAGAAACGGCCTTGGCCCGTGGGGCGCGGATTTACGCCGAAATGATCGGTTATGGTCTGACTTGCGATGCCTATCACATGACGGCTCCGGTTCCCGATGGTCGTGGAGCCACCAGAGCGATCGAATTAGCGATCAAAGATGCCGGTTTAACTCCGGCGGAAATTAGCTATATCAACGCCCACGGGACCAGTACGGGGGCCAATGATCCCACGGAAACCAAGGCGATTAAAAAAGCTTTAGGAGAATCGGCCTACCAAATCCCCGTCAGTTCCACCAAATCGATGACAGGCCACCTTTTAGGCGGTTCTGGCGGCATTGAAGCCGTGGCCACGGTCATGGCGATCGCTAATGATCGGATTCCACCGACTCTCAACCTGGACAATCCCGACCCCGATTGTGATCTCGATTACGTCCCCTACGAAAGTCGTCAGCAGATAGTTAACGCTGCCCTCTCCAACTCCTTTGGATTTGGTGGCCATAACGTCACCTTAGCTTTTAGAAAATATGCTTGA
- a CDS encoding response regulator transcription factor: MPRILVIDDDPAIAELVSINLEMAGYDVNPAEDGIKGQALAVQLQPDLIMLDLMLPKVDGFTVCQRLRRDERTSDIPILMLTALGQTQDKVEGFNAGADDYLTKPFEVEEMLARVRALLRRTDRIPQAAKHSEILSFGPLTLVPERFEAVWFESVVKLTHLEFELLHCLLQRHGQTVSPSDILKEVWGYDPDDDIETIRVHIRHLRTKLEPDPRHPRYIKTVYGAGYCLELPTNEQVALDSSVATV, encoded by the coding sequence ATGCCCCGAATACTTGTAATCGATGATGATCCTGCAATCGCGGAATTAGTCTCCATCAACTTGGAGATGGCGGGTTATGACGTTAATCCCGCAGAGGACGGGATTAAAGGCCAGGCCTTGGCCGTCCAGTTACAACCCGATTTAATCATGCTGGATTTAATGTTGCCCAAAGTCGATGGTTTTACTGTCTGTCAGCGTTTGCGACGAGATGAACGCACGTCCGACATCCCGATTTTGATGCTCACAGCCTTGGGACAAACCCAAGATAAAGTGGAAGGTTTTAATGCGGGTGCCGATGATTACCTGACTAAACCTTTCGAGGTGGAGGAAATGTTAGCTAGGGTGCGCGCCCTCCTCAGGCGTACCGATCGCATTCCCCAAGCCGCTAAACACTCAGAAATACTCAGTTTTGGACCTTTAACCCTTGTTCCCGAACGTTTTGAGGCGGTCTGGTTTGAAAGTGTGGTCAAGTTAACCCATCTGGAATTCGAGTTACTCCACTGTCTTCTCCAACGTCACGGTCAAACCGTTTCCCCTAGTGATATTCTCAAGGAAGTCTGGGGATACGATCCCGATGATGATATCGAGACTATTCGCGTTCATATTCGCCATCTGAGAACGAAACTAGAACCCGATCCCCGTCATCCTCGCTATATTAAAACCGTTTATGGTGCGGGTTATTGTCTGGAGTTACCCACCAATGAACAGGTGGCGCTTGATTCATCGGTGGCAACAGTTTAA
- a CDS encoding NUDIX hydrolase, with the protein MTNLKKWQIIKSELVFQNRWCQVRQDAVRLSSGQVIDDYFVNIRPEIVLVVPVTGDNQLVFVRQYRHGVKEILLEFPAGAVDAGEDNINAAARREFEEETGYQSDSLIPLAVLYDNPVKDTNKIHIFLALNATPTGQQKLDITEEIEVILRPLQEINPQEITVSGSLAAFYLARDFLKQN; encoded by the coding sequence ATGACTAATTTAAAAAAATGGCAAATTATTAAATCCGAGCTAGTTTTTCAGAATCGTTGGTGTCAAGTCCGTCAAGACGCGGTGAGGTTATCCTCTGGACAAGTTATCGATGATTATTTCGTTAATATTCGTCCTGAAATTGTTTTAGTTGTTCCAGTTACTGGGGATAATCAATTGGTTTTTGTACGTCAATATCGTCACGGAGTTAAGGAAATTTTATTGGAATTTCCCGCCGGGGCAGTAGATGCGGGTGAAGATAATATTAATGCGGCAGCGCGTCGGGAATTCGAGGAGGAAACCGGTTATCAAAGTGATTCTCTAATACCTTTGGCTGTTTTGTACGATAATCCTGTTAAAGATACTAACAAAATTCATATTTTTTTGGCTCTTAATGCTACTCCCACAGGTCAACAAAAGTTAGATATTACCGAGGAAATTGAAGTTATTCTTCGACCTTTACAGGAAATTAATCCCCAGGAAATTACTGTCTCTGGTAGTTTAGCTGCTTTCTATCTAGCGAGGGATTTTTTAAAGCAAAATTAA
- the ylqF gene encoding ribosome biogenesis GTPase YlqF produces the protein MSLIQWYPGHIAKAERKLKEHLKLVDVVLEVRDARIPLASHHPQVDDWIGNKPRLLILNRLDMIPESAHQQWVTWFKSQGKTVYFTNAKQGERVKAIIKAAEKIGDEINQKRQLRGMLPRPVRAVVIGFPNVGKSALINRLLGRKVVASARKAGVTRQLQWVRISDTLELLDAPGVIPSRLENQKDAVKLAICEDIGDAGYDNQRIAAAFVDLLRELQYEGLLQSRYGLNTLDMTGEDFIEKLANLKYQEDKERAAMQLLNDFRKGIIGAIPLELPPSS, from the coding sequence ATGTCGTTAATTCAATGGTATCCCGGTCATATTGCCAAAGCGGAAAGAAAACTCAAGGAACATCTTAAACTCGTGGATGTGGTCTTAGAAGTGCGCGATGCTCGCATTCCCTTAGCTTCCCATCATCCGCAGGTGGACGATTGGATTGGCAATAAACCGCGCTTGTTAATCTTAAATCGTCTCGATATGATTCCCGAATCTGCCCATCAACAATGGGTAACATGGTTTAAAAGTCAAGGAAAAACCGTCTATTTTACTAACGCTAAACAGGGAGAAAGAGTTAAAGCAATTATCAAAGCGGCGGAAAAAATTGGCGATGAAATTAACCAAAAACGTCAACTAAGAGGAATGTTACCGCGTCCAGTGCGCGCCGTGGTGATCGGGTTTCCCAATGTGGGCAAATCTGCCCTGATTAACCGTTTATTAGGGCGAAAAGTCGTCGCCAGCGCCCGCAAGGCCGGAGTAACGCGACAATTACAATGGGTACGAATTTCCGACACCTTAGAATTATTAGACGCGCCGGGGGTGATTCCCTCCCGTTTAGAAAATCAAAAGGATGCGGTGAAATTAGCTATCTGTGAGGATATTGGCGATGCCGGTTATGATAACCAAAGGATAGCGGCGGCTTTTGTCGATTTATTAAGAGAATTACAGTATGAAGGTCTTTTACAATCTCGTTACGGGTTGAATACTCTAGACATGACCGGGGAGGATTTTATTGAAAAATTGGCCAATCTCAAATATCAAGAAGATAAAGAAAGGGCAGCCATGCAGTTACTCAATGATTTTCGCAAGGGAATAATCGGGGCTATCCCGTTAGAATTGCCCCCCTCCTCTTGA
- a CDS encoding acyl carrier protein, which translates to MSADIFDRVKKVVVEQLEVEPEKVTPEASFANDLQADSLDVVELVMALEEEFDIEIPDEAAEQIDTVGKAVAHISEKVGATA; encoded by the coding sequence ATGAGTGCAGACATTTTCGATCGAGTTAAAAAAGTTGTTGTGGAACAATTAGAAGTAGAGCCGGAAAAAGTTACCCCCGAAGCAAGCTTTGCTAATGATCTGCAAGCTGATTCCCTCGATGTGGTCGAGTTAGTGATGGCTTTAGAGGAAGAATTTGATATTGAAATTCCCGACGAAGCGGCCGAACAAATTGACACTGTAGGCAAAGCCGTCGCCCATATTAGCGAGAAAGTAGGAGCAACCGCCTAA